A single region of the Sciurus carolinensis chromosome 16, mSciCar1.2, whole genome shotgun sequence genome encodes:
- the LOC124966191 gene encoding vomeronasal type-1 receptor 4-like, with translation MSHFAKRNSCCHNIKDNVPNDRMASTNVAIGLMFLLQVVVGILGNFSLLYFHLVLSYKECKLRSTDLILRHLMIANSLIILSRGIPQTMSALGLKYFFNDLGCKLILYIQRVGRSVSIGITCLLSIFWNITISPMNSCWNNLKGKAPKYIGFSISICWMLYMVVNSIFPLYMLSKWSSENTTEKKDYGYCTSAGRDKLTILLYASLCVCPEVVFSVLIIWSSGSMVLILHRHKQQVQHIHSIKVCPRSCPESIATQRILVLVGSFVTFHTLSSLLNLHIGQFPFPKGWLVNTNDLIAVCFPTLSPFILMSREFTLATLSRLSFVCLNNTKSCWVLWHRHEISALRKPKRSIPCLSSASTSM, from the coding sequence ATGAGTCATTTTGCTAAGAGGAACAGCTGTTGCCATAATATAAAGGACAATGTGCCAAATGACAGGATGGCCTCCACCAATGTGGCCATAGGACTGATGTTCTTATTACAGGTTGTTGTTGGAATTCTGGGAAATTTCTCTCTGCTTTATTTCCATTTAGTGCTTTCCTACAAAGAGTGCAAGTTGAGATCCACAGATTTGATTCTCAGGCATCTGATGATAGCCAACTCTTTGATCATTCTCAGTAGAGGAATTCCCCAGACAATGTCAGCTTTGGGGTTGAAATATTTCTTCAATGACCTTGGATGCAAACTTATTTTGTACATTCAGCGAGTGGGCAGGAGTGTGTCCATAGGCATCACCTGCCTCTTGAGCATCTTCTGGAACATCACAATCAGCCCCATGAACTCTTGTTGGAATAATCTCAAAGGAAAAGCTCCAAAGTACATTggattctccatttccatttgcTGGATGCTGTACATGGTGGTGAActccatttttcctctttatatgcTTAGCAAATGGAGTAGTGAAAACACAACAGAGAAAAAGGATTATGGGTACTGTACTTCTGCAGGGCGTGACAAATTAACAATCTTGTTATATGCATCATTGTGTGTATGTCCTGAAGTTGTCTTTTCTGTGCTCATAATCTGGTCCAGTGGCTCCATGGTTCTCATTCTGCACAGGCACAAGCAGCAGGTTCAGCACATTCACAGCATCAAAGTTTGCCCCAGATCCTGCCCTGAGTCCATTGCCACCCAGAGAATCCTTGTCCTGGTGGGAAGCTTTGTGACTTTCCACACTCTCTCCTCCCTATTAAATCTTCATATTGGTCAATTTCCCTTCCCCAAAGGGTGGTTGGTGAACACCAATGACCTAATTGCAGTGTGTTTTCCCACCCTCAGCCCCTTTATTCTCATGAGTCGTGAGTTCACTCTAGCCACTTTATCCAGGCTCTcctttgtttgtttaaataataCAAAGTCTTGCTGGGTGTTGTGGCACAGGCATGAAATCTCAGCACTCAGGAAGCCGAAAAGGAGCATTCCATGTTTGAGTTCAGCCTCAACAAGTATGTAA